The Pseudomonas rhizosphaerae genomic sequence TGACGAGTGGCGCAGCAACATGGTTGAAGCTGCGGCCGAAGCCAACGAAGAGTTGATGAACAAGTACCTCGAAGGTGAAGAACTCACCAACGACGAAATCAAAGCCGCTCTGCGTCAGCGTACCATCGCTGGTGAAATCGTCCTGGCTGTTTGCGGTTCCTCGTTCAAGAACAAGGGCGTTCCCCTGGTTCTGGATGCTGTCATCGACTACCTGCCTGCGCCGGTCGACATTCCTGCCATCAAGGGTTCCGACCCGGATGACGAGACTGTGCCCATGGAGCGTCATGCAGACGACAGCGAGCCGTTCTCGGCCCTGGCGTTCAAGATCGCTACCGACCCATTCGTGGGTACCCTGACCTTCGCTCGCGTTTACTCGGGCGTGTTGAGCTCCGGCGACGGCGTGATCAACTCGGTCAAGGGCAAGAAAGAGCGCGTGGGTCGTATGGTGCAGATGCACGCAAACACCCGCGAAGAGATCAAGGAAGTACGCGCTGGCGACATCGCGGCCTTGATCGGCATGAAGGACGTCACCACCGGTGACACCCTGTGCTCGGCCGACAAGCCGATCATCCTGGTTCGCATGGACTTCCCGGAGCCGGTAATTTCGGTTGCCGTTGAGCCCAAGACCAAGGATGACCAGGAAAAAATGGGTATCGCACTGGGCAAGCTTGCTCAGGAAGACCCGTCTTTCCGCGTCAAGACCGATGAAGAGACTGGTCAAACGATCATCTCGGGTATGGGTGAGTTGCACCTGGACATTCTCGTTGACCGCATGCGCCGCGAGTTCAACGTAGAAGCCAACATCGGTAAACCGCAGGTGTCCTACCGTGAGAAGATCACGAAGGCCTGTGAGATCGAAGGCAAGTTCGTTCGTCAGTCCGGCGGTCGTGGTCAGTTTGGCCATTGCTGGATCCGTTTTGCACCTGCTGACGAAGGTCAGGAAGGCTTGCAGTTCGTGAACGAAGTCGTAGGTGGTGTTGTTCCGAAGGAATACATCCCGGCGATCCAGAAGGGTATCGAAGAGCAGATGAAGAACGGCGTCGTTGCCGGCTATCCGCTGATCGGCCTGAAGGCGACCGTTTTCGATGGCTCTTACCACGACGTCGACTCCAACGAGATGGCGTTCAAGGTGGCTGCCTCCATGGCGACCAAGCAGCTGGCCTCCAAGGGCGGCGGCGTTGTGCTTGAGCCGATCATGAAGGTGGAAGTTGTAACACCTGAGGACTACATGGGTGACGTGATGGGAGACCTGAACCGTCGTCGTGGTCTGATCCAGGGTATGGAAGATACGGTTTCGGGCAAGGTTATCCGTGCCGAGGTTCCGTTGGGCGAAATGTTCGGTTATGCGACCGATGTTCGTTCCATGTCCCAGGGTCGCGCGAGCTACTCTATGGAATTCTCCAAATACTCCGAGGCTCCGTCGAACGTCGTCGAAGCTATCGTTAAAAAACAAGGCTGATTCAGCCCCTTAGGCTAGGAGTTTATTGTCGTGGCTAAAGAAAAATTTGATCGTTCCCTACCTCACGTCAACGTCGGCACCATCGGCCACGTTGACCACGGTAAAACCACTCTGACCGCTGCTCTGACTCGTGTCTGCTCCGAAGTTTTCGGTTCGGCTCGCGTTGACTTCGACAAGATCGACAGCGCACCAGAAGAAAAAGCTCGCGGTATCACCATCAACACTGCGCACGTTGAATACAACTCGCTGATCCGTCACTACGCTCACGTCGACTGCCCAGGTCACGCTGACTATGTGAAGAACATGATCACCGGTGCTGCCCAGATGGACGGCGCTATCCTGGTTTGTTCGGCTGCTGATGGTCCGATGCCACAAACCCGTGAGCACATCCTGCTGTCCCGTCAGGTAGGCGTTCCGCACATCGTGGTTTTCCTGAACAAGGCTGACCTGGTAGACGACGCTGAGCTGCTGGAACTGGTCGAGATGGAAGTACGTGACCTGTTGTCCACCTACGATTTCCCAGGCGACGACACTCCGATCATCATCGGTTCGGCTCGTATGGCTCTGGAAGGTCTGGACGACAACGAGATGGGCACTACTGCCGTCAAGAAACTGGTAGAGACTCTGGACAGCTACATTCCAGATCCAGTTCGCGTTATCGACAAGCCGTTCCTGATGCCAATCGAAGACGTGTTCTCGATCTCCGGTCGCGGTACTGTTGTTACCGGTCGTATCGAGCGCGGTATCGTAAAGGTTCAGGACTCGCTGGAAATCGTTGGTCTGCGTGACACCACCGTCACCACTTGCACCGGCGTTGAAATGTTCCGCAAACTGCTCGACGAAGGTCGTGCCGGCGAGAACTGCGGCGTGCTGCTGCGCGGCACCAAGCGTGACGACGTTGAGCGTGGCCAGGTTCTGGTCAAGCCAGGTTCGGTCAAGCCGCACACCAAGTTCGAAGCTGAAGTCTACGTTCTGAGCAAGGAAGAAGGCGGTCGTCACACTCCGTTCTTCAAAGGCTACCGTCCACAGTTCTACTTCCGGACCACTGACGTGACCGGTAATTGCGAACTGCCGGAAGGCGTTGAAATGGTAATGCCAGGCGACAACATCAAAATGGTTGTCACCCTGATCAAGACCATCGCAATGGAAGACGGCCTGCGTTTCGCTATCCGTGAAGGCGGTCGTACCGTCGGCGCTGGCGTCGTAGCCAAAATCATCGAGTAATCGTTGATCGCTTGAAAAGGCCCCCGCTTAGCGGGGGCTTTTTTATTGGGTTGACACTCGATAGAGGCGTCTATAGAATTGCGCCTCCTTTTAACGGGTGCATTGCGCCCGGTGGGAACAGCAGCCGGAGTCTGAAATCCAATGCAAAATCAGCAAATCCGTATCAGGTTGAAGGCTTTCGACCATCGCCTGATCGACCAATCCACCCAGGAAATCGTGGAAACCGCGAAACGTACTGGTGCTCAGGTGCGTGGTCCGATTCCACTTCCTACCCGTAAAGAGCGGTTCACCGTTCTGGTTTCTCCGCACGTCAACAAAG encodes the following:
- the fusA gene encoding elongation factor G, translating into MARTTDINRYRNIGIVAHVDAGKTTTTERVLFYTGVNHKMGEVHDGAATMDWMVQEQERGITITSAATTAFWEGSNKQFPRHRFNIIDTPGHVDFTIEVERSLRVLDGAVVVFCGTSGVEPQSETVWRQANKYGVPRLVYVNKMDRAGANFLRVIGQIKQRLGHTPVPIQLAIGAEDNFQGQIDLMSMEAVYWNDADKGMAARREPIPAELQELADEWRSNMVEAAAEANEELMNKYLEGEELTNDEIKAALRQRTIAGEIVLAVCGSSFKNKGVPLVLDAVIDYLPAPVDIPAIKGSDPDDETVPMERHADDSEPFSALAFKIATDPFVGTLTFARVYSGVLSSGDGVINSVKGKKERVGRMVQMHANTREEIKEVRAGDIAALIGMKDVTTGDTLCSADKPIILVRMDFPEPVISVAVEPKTKDDQEKMGIALGKLAQEDPSFRVKTDEETGQTIISGMGELHLDILVDRMRREFNVEANIGKPQVSYREKITKACEIEGKFVRQSGGRGQFGHCWIRFAPADEGQEGLQFVNEVVGGVVPKEYIPAIQKGIEEQMKNGVVAGYPLIGLKATVFDGSYHDVDSNEMAFKVAASMATKQLASKGGGVVLEPIMKVEVVTPEDYMGDVMGDLNRRRGLIQGMEDTVSGKVIRAEVPLGEMFGYATDVRSMSQGRASYSMEFSKYSEAPSNVVEAIVKKQG
- the rpsJ gene encoding 30S ribosomal protein S10 — its product is MQNQQIRIRLKAFDHRLIDQSTQEIVETAKRTGAQVRGPIPLPTRKERFTVLVSPHVNKDARDQYEIRTHKRVLDIVQPTDKTVDALMKLDLAAGVEVQISLG
- the tuf gene encoding elongation factor Tu is translated as MAKEKFDRSLPHVNVGTIGHVDHGKTTLTAALTRVCSEVFGSARVDFDKIDSAPEEKARGITINTAHVEYNSLIRHYAHVDCPGHADYVKNMITGAAQMDGAILVCSAADGPMPQTREHILLSRQVGVPHIVVFLNKADLVDDAELLELVEMEVRDLLSTYDFPGDDTPIIIGSARMALEGLDDNEMGTTAVKKLVETLDSYIPDPVRVIDKPFLMPIEDVFSISGRGTVVTGRIERGIVKVQDSLEIVGLRDTTVTTCTGVEMFRKLLDEGRAGENCGVLLRGTKRDDVERGQVLVKPGSVKPHTKFEAEVYVLSKEEGGRHTPFFKGYRPQFYFRTTDVTGNCELPEGVEMVMPGDNIKMVVTLIKTIAMEDGLRFAIREGGRTVGAGVVAKIIE